The Collimonas fungivorans Ter331 genome has a segment encoding these proteins:
- the glnA gene encoding type I glutamate--ammonia ligase: MAMTAAEVLKMAKDNEVKFVDFRFADTKGKEQHVTVPVSHFDIDKFESGHAFDGSSIAGWKGIEASDMLLMPDPNTANIDPFMEETTLFMQCDVIEPSDGKGYDRDPRSIAKRAEAYLKSSGLGDTAYFGPEPEFFIFDDVRWGADMSGCFVKIGSEEAAWSTGAKLEGGNTGHRPTVKGGYFPVPPVDSFQDMRSEMCLILESLGIPVEVHHHEVAGAGQNEIGTKFSTLVERADWTQNLKYVVWNVAHTYGKTATFMPKPIVGDNGSGMHVHQSVWKDGKNLFAGDGYAGLSEFALFYIGGIIKHAKALNAITNPGTNSYKRLVPGFEAPVKLAYSARNRSASIRIPHVANPKGRRIETRFPDPLANPYLCFAALLMAGLDGVQNKIHPGEAASKDLYHLPPEEDALIPTVCASLEEALEALDKDREFLTRGGVFSDTMIDAYLDLKKQEVQRYRMTTHPIEFDMYYSV; the protein is encoded by the coding sequence ATGGCAATGACGGCCGCAGAAGTCTTGAAAATGGCAAAAGACAACGAAGTCAAATTCGTTGATTTTCGCTTCGCTGACACCAAAGGCAAGGAACAGCACGTAACTGTCCCTGTCTCTCATTTCGATATCGATAAATTTGAGTCGGGTCATGCATTTGACGGTTCTTCTATTGCTGGCTGGAAGGGTATTGAAGCTTCCGACATGTTGCTGATGCCTGATCCGAACACCGCGAACATCGATCCGTTCATGGAAGAAACCACCTTGTTCATGCAATGCGACGTGATCGAGCCATCCGACGGCAAGGGTTATGACCGCGATCCGCGTTCGATCGCCAAGCGCGCTGAAGCCTACCTGAAATCCTCCGGCCTGGGTGATACCGCCTATTTCGGCCCGGAACCGGAATTCTTCATTTTCGACGACGTCCGCTGGGGCGCCGACATGTCCGGCTGTTTCGTCAAGATCGGTTCGGAAGAAGCTGCATGGAGCACCGGCGCCAAGCTCGAAGGCGGCAACACCGGCCATCGTCCAACCGTCAAGGGCGGCTATTTCCCGGTTCCTCCAGTCGACAGCTTCCAGGACATGCGTTCGGAAATGTGCCTGATCCTGGAATCGCTGGGCATCCCGGTTGAAGTGCATCACCACGAAGTGGCCGGCGCCGGCCAGAATGAAATCGGCACCAAGTTCTCGACCCTGGTCGAGCGCGCCGACTGGACCCAGAACCTGAAATACGTAGTCTGGAACGTTGCCCACACCTACGGCAAGACCGCCACTTTCATGCCTAAGCCTATCGTTGGCGACAACGGCTCCGGCATGCACGTGCACCAGTCGGTCTGGAAAGACGGCAAGAACCTGTTCGCCGGCGACGGCTATGCCGGCCTGTCGGAATTCGCGCTGTTCTACATCGGCGGCATCATCAAGCACGCCAAGGCCCTGAATGCGATCACCAACCCAGGCACCAACTCGTACAAGCGCCTGGTTCCAGGCTTTGAAGCACCGGTCAAGCTGGCTTATTCGGCGCGTAACCGTTCGGCTTCGATCCGTATCCCGCACGTGGCCAATCCAAAGGGCCGCCGCATCGAAACCCGTTTCCCGGATCCGCTGGCGAACCCGTACCTGTGCTTCGCGGCATTGCTGATGGCAGGCCTGGACGGCGTGCAGAACAAGATCCATCCGGGCGAAGCAGCGTCGAAAGACCTGTACCATCTGCCGCCGGAAGAAGACGCGCTGATCCCGACCGTCTGCGCTTCGCTGGAAGAAGCACTGGAAGCGCTGGACAAGGACCGCGAGTTCCTGACCCGCGGCGGCGTCTTCAGCGACACCATGATCGATGCTTACCTGGACTTGAAGAAGCAGGAAGTCCAGCGCTATCGCATGACGACTCACCCGATCGAATTCGACATGTACTATTCGGTATAA
- a CDS encoding DUF4124 domain-containing protein yields the protein MSIAAGTAHAQSEVFLCVDQNGVKEYKNTGDTKGCKRVSLPPLTVTSSGGKPAREGAAASKPAASTPTDFPKVDNGTQKARDNDRRQILQDELKNEQQRLAGLKKDYNDGTPERQGNEKNYAKYQERVASMKEDISRSEKNIDALNRELSNLK from the coding sequence GTGAGCATCGCCGCAGGCACTGCTCACGCCCAAAGCGAGGTGTTTCTGTGCGTGGACCAGAACGGCGTCAAGGAATACAAGAACACGGGCGACACCAAGGGCTGCAAGCGCGTCAGTTTACCGCCGCTGACCGTGACTTCGTCCGGCGGCAAGCCGGCGCGCGAAGGCGCCGCCGCCAGCAAACCGGCAGCTTCCACCCCGACCGACTTCCCGAAAGTGGACAACGGCACGCAAAAGGCGCGCGACAACGATCGCCGCCAGATCCTGCAGGATGAATTGAAGAACGAGCAGCAGCGCCTGGCCGGGCTCAAGAAAGACTACAACGACGGCACGCCGGAACGCCAGGGCAACGAGAAAAACTACGCCAAGTACCAGGAACGGGTGGCGTCGATGAAAGAAGACATTTCCCGCAGCGAAAAGAATATCGACGCACTCAACCGGGAACTGTCGAATCTGAAGTAA